In Procambarus clarkii isolate CNS0578487 chromosome 13, FALCON_Pclarkii_2.0, whole genome shotgun sequence, the following are encoded in one genomic region:
- the scu gene encoding 3-hydroxyacyl-CoA dehydrogenase type-2: MALKGLVSLVTGGASGLGKATVERIVREGGRAVICDLPTSQGAKVAQDIGDHVIFVPTDVSSAPDVENALSECKNKFGRLDVAVNCAGIGIAVKTYNHNKKISHDLESFMQVQKVNLGGTFNVIRLSVALMAENEPNTDGQRGVIVNTASVAAFDGQIGQAAYAASKGGIVGMTLPIARDLAPLGIRVCTIAPGLFKTPLLMSLPEKVQSFLAKTVPFPQRLGDPDEYAMMVQAIITNPMMNAETIRVDGGIRMQA, encoded by the exons GGTTTAGTGTCTCTTGTCACTGGGGGAGCATCTGGCTTAGGGAAGGCCACTGTGGAGAGAATTGTTCGGGAAGGCGGGCGGGCGGTCATCTGCGACCTGCCCACATCACAGGGAGCCAAGGTAGCACAGGATATTGGTGACCATGTCATCTTTGTGCCAACTGAT GTGTCATCGGCCCCAGACGTAGAGAATGCTCTATCAGAGTGCAAGAACAAATTTGGTCGTCTAGATGTAGCCGTCAACTGTGCCGGCATAGGCATAGCAGTGAAGACATACAACCACAACAAGAAAATATCTCATGATTTAGAAAGTTTCATGCAAGTTCAAAAG GTGAATTTAGGTGGAACCTTCAATGTCATTCGTCTTAGTGTAGCATTAATGGCGGAAAATGAACCGAACACAGATGGTCAGCGAGGAGTTATAGTGAACACGGCAAGTGTTGCAGCCTTTGATGGCCAGATTGGGCAGGCAGCATATGCGGCCAGCAAGGGAGGTATTGTTGGCATGACACTTCCAATTGCCAGAGACCTGGCACCCTTGGGCATCAGAGTTTGTACCATTGCACCAG GATTATTTAAGACCCCATTATTGATGAGCCTGCCAGAAAAAGTACAGAGTTTCTTGGCCAAAACTGTTCCATTTCCACAGCGTCTGGGTGACCCAGATGAGTATGCCATGATGGTTCAGGCAATCATCACAAACCCCATGATGAATGCCGAGACGATACGTGTGGATGGTGGTATTCGAATGCAAGCTTGA